TGCCAGCAAACAAATGAGGCCATACTGGGAATTCATGTCCATGGCCTGACATTACTTAGTTCTACGACTATGTTCCATGTGAATTTTTAATCATCCATATGCTCCACTTATATGAACCCATTTCAGTATGCATGCCTACGTAGCAAGGTGATCATTTATCAGTAACAACTTTTGACGGATAAATTTGACTCGTGCAGGTATGACAATATATTCGAATTCTTTTGTTAGAATGGAATAAGTTACAATACACAGGGACTTAGTTTCTCCATGATTATTCCAGCTCAATAAATAGATAGAGCCATCGGATGCAACATATCCGGGATCAATTTCCTGCACATATGGGGGCAACACAAATTGGTATCCCACCGGTTACTTGCTGAGGAATACGAAGTCAACCTACAACGTGCATCTAAGAGTTTGTTCTTGTATATATTGATCCAAACATAATTTACAGAATGTGGGACATAAACAAATGCATAGGTAAAACTACATAAATTACAACGATGCTGGATGACGTCAGGAATGCTACTTACATGTCCAGAGTTTGGAttccaaacaaaaaaattagttgGACTATCCTTCGTTGAGTAACGAATTGCCATATTCCTATTCTCACAGTAAGTTATTTCAAATTGGCCTTGGTTGTTTCTTACAAATGGAACATTAATAGCTTCTATGATTTCAGTTTGTACATTTATTTTGAAAAGTCAAGTTGCACCTAATTTTCGTCCTCTAGAAGAGACTAAAACATAAATAGAACCACACCTTCTTTTGGTATGTTCCAAATGTGCTAGGATAAAATTTGTGGTAAGCAAGTTGTTCTTCTAAAAGGTAGAAAGACTACTACCACGACCAATGCTTCTAGAATCGGCTCTagcaaaaattttgaaaataacaTCATTTGACAAAAGTGATAAGCTTTGTGTTTGTAAAGAAGTAGTAGACATTTTTAACTCTTATACCAGATTTAAGAGGCTGAGAAGAGAAGAATTGGTTAAATAACTTTTTATAACGGCTGAAGACACTTCGTTTGAtacatgtaataaataaatataagtaCTTTTATTAAGCAAATtcacattttaatataattaccTGATATGACCAGTAAGATCGGTTACGAGTTATAGCTCGGTAACGTACCAGCCGAGCATTCGTAATAATCGGCATTTATTTCCGTAACGTTGGATATACAATTAATGCTCTTCCCAAGCGTTACATCTCGGAGAAACAACCCGAACAAGTATAAAAACAAGAGACCAGAATAAGGAAGGTACGCAATCTCTCTAAGAAATCTCTCCACACATATTCTcttactgacttgagcgtcggagtgcctttgcaggtacccacCCCTCCTGTTCTCCCTTCGTTGAAGAGGTTCGGATCGCATTTCAGGAGTTCACCGACCTCATCAGAAGGACGACCTATATCTCGGCTCAAGCCGGTAAGAACATTGGCGCTAGAAGGAGGGCCTAATTTGAAAAATCATTCGTGATAAGCCCTAAAGATCCTTACACATTCCATGGCTGACGTTCCCCCGCCCACCCCATCCGAGCTTTTGAGGATGGTGACCGAGCTTCAACAGGCGAACCAACGAATGGCGGAGGACAATCAGAGAATGCAAAACCAAATTGCACAATTAGTACAAGCCCGCTTGGAACATCATGATAATAATCACGAGAATAACAAACGAACTCATGTTTCCGAGACACCGCAAACTAACAATGAAGGAGATCATCGCGATGAAGAGGCTCAGCCTGATAATGAGGATGAACAACCTGATAATTCAGCGGGACCATTCACGGCAGATATAATGAACTTCCAACTTCCCAGACAATTCACCCTTCCGTCAACCCTAACCCCATATGATGGATTGGGCGATCCGAAGCAGCATGTCAAGAAATTCCGATCTATCATGATTGTTAACGGTGCATCTGATCCAATTCTTTGTCGATGTTTTCCATCTTTTTTAGACGGTCCTGCGCTTGACTGGTTTTGTTCTTTGCCTGCAGATTCGATATCTCGTTTTCAGGAGTTAGCTGCCCAATTCGAAGATCATTTTGCACCATCCGCAATATACCTCCATGACTCCGACTATTTGACGACTATTAAACAGGGACCACAAGAAAGCCTGAAGGATTACATCACCCGCTTTACGAAGATAGCCATGAGGATTCCGAATCTTCACCCAGAAGTTCATCTCCACGCCATTAAAAGCGGCCTTCGCCCCGGTAAATTTCAGGAAACTATCACTGTAACAAAGCCCAAAACTTTAGCCGAGTTTCGCGAAAAGGCCAAAGGTCAGATCGATGTTGAAGAACTCAGGCTGGCGAGGAGAACAGAAAAATCAGCCACAAACAAGGACGATGATAAAAACCGAGACAGCAAAAAACCATTCAAGCCGGTCCCTCGTTATGACTCATACACTCAGTTCAACACGAAAAGGGATGATATTATCAAGGAGATTCTCAATTCTAAACTAATAAAGCCTCCTCGCAAAGCCGGCAATTATCCAGAGACAAAAGGCCTCGACAAATCCAAGTACTGCACTTTTCATCAAAAGCACGGACACACAACTGACGAATGCATCATTGCTAAAGATCTCCTCGAACGACTAGCAAGGCAGGGGCACCTCGACAAATTTATTTCAGGGCATATCCAGAAGAGCACTATTCCCGCCCCTGACACGTCAACAGCGGGCACATCCTCCAAAGGGAAGGAAAAAGCACCGGCCCAACCTAGAGGGGTAATAAACTGCATTTCAGGGGGCTACGCAGGAGGCGGCCACACAAGCTCGGCCCGAAAACGCACGTACCGAACCATGTTGGCAGTAACAGATGGCCCAAACAACCCTCAGCCATTGACGAACGTCCCGGAAGTGACTTTTCGACCGGCCGACTTTAACGGTGTCAATAGCAACCTAGATGATCCAGTCGTTATCTCCATCCAGTTGGGAGACCTGATAGTAAGGAAGGTTTTACTCGACCCAGGAAGCAGTGCAGACGTCTTATTCTACACGACCTTCGAAAAAATGAAGCTGAGCAATAATATACTACAGCCATACCTGGGAGACCTGGTCGGATTTTCCGGAGAACGAGTTCCTGTACTGGGATCAGTGTGGTTACAAACCACACTTGGTGAGCAGCCATTACATAAGACACAGGATATTCAGTATCTTGTAGTCGATTGTTTTAGCCCTTATAATGTCATTCTGGGCAGaccttttttaaataaatttgcTGCAATCGTATCTACTATTCACCTTTGTGTCAAGTTTCCTGTGCAGGACAATCTTATAGCTACGATTCACGGCGACCTCCAGGAAGCTCGCCAATGCTATAATATGAGCTTAAAGCCACTCAAAAAAATCGGACGATCACAAGTCAATTCCATTAAGTCAGAGCCGATAACATCAGCCGAGTTAGACCCCCGAGCTGACTTTGAAGATCGGCCTATGCCAAACGAAGAGTTGACAAAGATAACTCTAGGTAACGATCCGATGAAGTTCACTTTTGTCGGCACTTCCATGAGTTCAGAAGACAAGAAAAGCCTTGAAAATTTCCTACGAGAAAATGCCGACCTATTTGCATGGACGTCTGCCGACATGCTAGGAATAGATCCGTCTGTTATAACACACAAATTGGCATTAGATCCAGCAGCCCGGCCGATCTCCCAGAAAAAAAGAAACCTCGGCACCGAAAAGCGAGAAGCGTCAGTTGCCGAGGTAAAGAAACTAATAGATGCCAACTTCATCAGGGAAATCAGATTCACAACATGGCTGACCAATGTGGTTATGGTAAGAAAAAATAATGGTAAGTGGCGCATGTGCGTCGATTTTACTGATTTAAATAGAGCATGTCCCAAGGATGCTTACCCTTTACCTTGTATTGATACTCTGGTTGATAACTCTTGTGGTTACggcactttaagttttatggaTGCATATTCTGGTTATAACCAGATCCTTATGCACCCgaaagatcaagaaaaaacgGCTTTCATAACCGAGAATGGTAATTACTGCTATAACGttatgccttttggtttaaagaatGCAGGGGCGACATATCAACGGTTAATGAATAAGATCTTCGAGCAGCAAATAGGTCGAAACATAGAGGTTTATGTTGACGACATGGTCGCCAAAACCAAACTCGGAGACTCTCACATCCAAGACCTGGCCGAAATATTCGGCCAAATACGGCGATACAATATGAGGTTAAATCCAGAGAAGTGCGCCTTCGGAGTTCGGGAAGGGAAATTCCTCGGATTCATCCTCACTAGCCgaggaattgaagcaaatccagaaaAGTGTCGCGCAATACTTGACATGCACACTCCATCCACAATTAAGGAAGTTCAAAGGCTAACAGGACGATTAGCCGCTTTATCTAGATTTTTACCATGTTTGGCACCTAAATCTTCGAACTTTTTCCAGTGTTTAAAAAAGAACGCAAAACATTTTGAATGGAATCAAGATTGTGAAATAGCTTTCAAGGGCTTAAAAGAATTTCTTTCAAAACCCCCTATCCTACAAAAACCAAAGCATGGTGagccattatatatatatttgtctaTTACTGATGTTGCCATTAGCTCTGCTCTTGTAACAGAAACAGATAAGAAGCAACAGCCAGTCTACTTTGTGAGCAAGACCTTACAGAATGCCGAGCTTCGTTATCCAAAGTTGGAAAAGCTCGCCTTAGCTTTAGTATTCTCATCAAGACGCCTCCGATCATATTTCCAGAGCCACACGATCATCGTCAGAACTGAACAGCCTTTACGGCAGGTTCTTTCAAAGCCCGAGCTGGCAGGAAGGCTAATCAAATGGGCTATTGAGTTGTCAGAATTTGACATTCAGTACCAGCCGAGAGGGTCGATCAAGTCCCAATACTTAGTCGACTTTGTTGCTGAGCTCACCGAACCAAGCTCCGACGTGTCAAGTTCGAGGTGGACCTTGTTTGTAGACGGAGCTTCCAACCCTCAAGGTGCTGGCGCTGGAATACTACTCGAAAGCTCGGATGGCATAGTTCTCGAGCATTCCCTCAGATTCTCATTCAAGGCCAGCAATAACCAATCTGAATACGAGGCCCTCATAGCAGGACTCAGGTTAGCCACGGATTTACATATCGCTAATTTAAAAGTTTACTGCGATTCATTGTTAGTAGTTCAACAAGTAAACCACAGTTTTCAAACAAAGGACCCGATCTTATTGAAATACCTAGATATTGTCCAACAACTactcaaaaatttttcaaaaatcgacATTACTCACATACCTAGAGAGCAGAACCACAGGGCAGatattttgtcaaaattagcAACCACACAAGCGCACACCGCCACTCTTTTACAGTCAACTCTAGATAGGCCAAGCATCGATGCATTCACTGTTTTAAGCATAACTCATAATGATAATTGGCAACACCCTTATATCCAATATCTTCGTTCTGGTCTCATTCCAGAGGAGGTCGAAAATAAAAACAAGTTCAGAAGGCAGGCCTCCTATTATACATTGTTAAATGATAATCTTTATAGGCGAGGATTCTCTCGACCTTTGTTAAAATGTTTGAACAGGGTAGACGCCGACCTTGTCTTATCCGAGGCCCACGAGGGCATCTGTGGAATACACTCTGGAGCTCGAAGCCTATCACAGAAAATTCTTCGAGCAGGTTTTTATTGGCCGACGATCCAGGAGGATAGCAAACGCAAAGTACGAACCTGCGATAATTGTCAGAAGCATGCGCCGATCATTCACCTACCAGCAGAGCATCTTCATCATTCGACGGTGAGCTGGCCATTTGATAAATGGGGAATTGATATTCTAGGTCCATTCCCCACTGCTCCAAGACAGGTAAAATATTTGGTAGTTGCGATTGATTATTTTTCCAAATGGATAGAAGCGCAACCTTTGGCAAAAATCACATCGGCACAAATGATAAACTTCGTTTGGAAAAGCATAATCTGCAAATTTGGTATACCTAGCCACATTACAACTGACAATGGTCGTCAGTTTATCGACCAAagttttaagaattttttgcaGAATCTGAAAATAAAACAACACTTCTCCTCTGTCGAACATCCGCAATCCAACGGGTTAGCAGAAGCCGCCAATAAGGTCGTCCTCCAGGCTTTACGCAAAAAGCTTGACACTGCAAAAGGCCTATGGGCTGAGCTCGTCCCAGAAGTATTATGGGCGTATAATACTACAGCTCATTCGGCAACAAAGGAAACCCCATTCCGTTTGGTCTATGGGTCCGAAGCTATGATTCCTATGGAAGTATCACAAGGCTCGATGCGGACATTAGCAGAAGAACATAATCAAGCTAGGCAAGCCGAGCTTGACTTAATCGAAGAAGTCCGAGAAACAGCAGCAATTAGACACCAAGCATTACAGCAACAACTTAGCCGACGATATGGGCAGAAGGTGAATCAAAGATCCTTCAGTAAGGATGATTTAGTACTCAGGAAGACAGAGCAAGCTCGCCGACCTCCCTCCCATGGAAAACTCGCAGCAACATGGGACGGCCCATACAGAATATATGAAGTTCTCGGGAGAGGAGCATACAAGTTAGAAGAATTAGATGGCACCAAGCTCCCCAATACATGGAACGTCAGCTCCCTGAAGCGATATTACAGCTAAGCAGCGCGCCagtactctttttcctaccATAAGAATTTTTCCCAAAGGGTTTTTTTACTTGTGGAGGTTTTAATGAGGCTGGCTTACCTTGAAAACTTAATTTCACAGGTACTGCTGTTCATAAAATGtaactttcattttatttcatATGAATTCCTTCAACAGATTAATTCATTACCCGAAAGGGAACTTACTACAGAAAAACGACTAAAACCCCCCCAAGGGAGAAACCGACCATATATAAAGTCGCATTACTAAAGTACGAATGCGCAAATAACATAATTACAACTGTCATTCATGCCAACTAAGGGCAACAGAATACATGATTAGGAAAACAGACAATCCTAATCAAATCGGTTCTCAAATAAAAAGTCCTTATGTTCaaaaacatcaaaattaaacaaaagCCAAATTATCACTTTGCGCAGATTCAAGCGTACAACAAAAAACAAAACTACTCAAAGAAAATTTTCAGCTACCCAAATTTTCATCTCCTTCCTCGTCAACCTCCTCATCATCAACAAGATCCCCATCCCGAATTACCTTACCGGGATCCATAGCAGAGAAATCTCCTTCAGGAAACAGAAATTTTGCCTGATTAACAGCTCATTGAAAACCCTCAGCGAAGGCATCCAAAATATCCCCTTCCTTACGAGTCTCAAGCTCTTTCATTTTTGCCGACACTTCGATAATCTGATCACTCAAATTCGTCAAGTCACTCTCCTTCTTTTTTAACAAACCGGAAATCTCTTCGTGACATTCTTTTTCCACTTTCAAGTCGGTTTCAACCTCGGacaacttctttttcaaatcactCAAACTTGTTTCCTTCAGCAGAAGTTGCTCCTTTAACTCGGCAACTTGAGACGCCTCACCAACCAACTTCCTATGTTTTTTCTCCTGACTTCGTCCAATGCTAGCCAAACGAAATCCTAGCACCTAACAAACACAACATCAGtgttccaaaaaaaaaaacaaaaaaacaaagcAAAGAGAACATGAAACCTGTAAAAACTGATCCACTCCTATATCTCCAGCCTCCTCTACTCGCTTAGTATCTGTCGTGGCCTGAACGACCTCATCGGCCACAACACTGAAAGGGAACTTTCTGCTCCACACTGAAGAACTCTCCCCTTCCCCCTCAAACGCATGAAGCTTTTCCTGTTTCACCAAAAAGTTTGATAAATCTTCAAGCGGGACACTCCCACCCTTCCCTTGTACATCTTCTAACAAAGCCGATTCAGACTTCCTCTTCTTAAAAACAATCGGTTTCTTCCTCGGAAAGGGCTGATTAACTTCGGCACCCCCATCAACCTTCTCTTGAGTGGACGAAGATCCTTCAAAATTTTTGGTCTTGAACCTGGACCTCAGGCTAGATGCCGTTACACCAGGAAAACTGCCAGCTGTAACATCAAAACATTAATCGGTCAATCCATTAGAAATAGTAAAGCCAACAAACAATCTTTTCAACTTCTtaccaaaatattttataacagCAGTCTTATCTTCCTCCCAGGGAAGCAGATCAGAAACCGAGATTAAACCACCTTTATCAACCATCTCCATCAGAAACGAAATTATACATTCATTCCGACTGTTTATGAGGTCAAGACCCAATATATGTTGCGGATGACAACACTAGTATAGGGGAAATTTTTCCCCCAAATGTTCATCAATATAAAACGGGAATTCCTCATCAGCGGACTTTACTTTCAGAAACATTTCTTTGAAATCTTTAAAAGATGATTTATAAAGCTTGAAAACAGAAAAGCCCGGTGTACTATTCAGATTAATCCACAAACCTTTCCATACCCCTTTAGCTTGGAACAAACAGAAAAACAGTTCTACGTCAGCTTCAATTTCAAGAAAATCCATTAGAGCTTGGAAACATCTGATAAAAGCCCACccatttgggtgtatttgagATGGAGCACAATTCATTTGTCTCAACACATTACATTCAAAACTAGTAAACGGGAGCTTCACCCGCAATTCTTCCATAACACAGCTATACATATAAAAACTTTGAAAATCATTTTTCCTATGAAAAACACGATCAGAACGACTGCATGACAACAATTCAACCCGAAACCCAGCCCTGACAATCCTACCCAGATTTACCCTATTAACACTCTCAATGTCAGAAAATAATGAACCACGAATGTGAACATCTCTCTCAACCCAACTATAATCTTCATCACCTTCAACTTGCGAtaacaatttttcttttttatcacCCATTTTCAGTGAAAAATTCGAAACAGTAGAGGAAAGAGATGGCTTACTAACCTCTGGTACTCATGCTTCTACAAAAATGTGATGCCTCCCACTTAAACAGAGTAAGCAAAAATCCAATCTTCAACCTAAACCACTAATTAAATAAACCTTTCAGTTCCATGAATTGATCCACACCGTTTATTTAACCCACTTACAACGGTTACGAAACAGCTTTGGAAGTTGAACCCACTCATTATGATAACCGCGCACAAAACCCAAGGAAACAAACCGTTTCGAAATATCTTTCCACATCCTTTTACCAAAAATTGAATTGAGTGAGCCATGTTGACCTAGGGGCTCCATATACTGAGCTATAACTCGTCTAAAAGCTCAACCCGTCTCCTCAAGGCCAGGCTAAGCTTAGGGGCTGTGATATGACCAGTAAGATCGGTTACGAGTTATAGCTCGGTAACGTACCAGCCGAGCATTCGTAATAATCGGCATTTATTTCCGTAACGTCGGATATACAATTAATGCTCTTCCCAAGCGTTACATCTCGGAGAAACAGCCCGAACAAGTATA
The Arachis stenosperma cultivar V10309 chromosome 7, arast.V10309.gnm1.PFL2, whole genome shotgun sequence genome window above contains:
- the LOC130940023 gene encoding uncharacterized protein LOC130940023 codes for the protein MADVPPPTPSELLRMVTELQQANQRMAEDNQRMQNQIAQLVQARLEHHDNNHENNKRTHVSETPQTNNEGDHRDEEAQPDNEDEQPDNSAGPFTADIMNFQLPRQFTLPSTLTPYDGLGDPKQHVKKFRSIMIVNGASDPILCRCFPSFLDGPALDWFCSLPADSISRFQELAAQFEDHFAPSAIYLHDSDYLTTIKQGPQESLKDYITRFTKIAMRIPNLHPEVHLHAIKSGLRPGKFQETITVTKPKTLAEFREKAKGQIDVEELRLARRTEKSATNKDDDKNRDSKKPFKPVPRYDSYTQFNTKRDDIIKEILNSKLIKPPRKAGNYPETKGLDKSKYCTFHQKHGHTTDECIIAKDLLERLARQGHLDKFISGHIQKSTIPAPDTSTAGTSSKGKEKAPAQPRGVINCISGGYAGGGHTSSARKRTYRTMLAVTDGPNNPQPLTNVPEVTFRPADFNGVNSNLDDPVVISIQLGDLIVRKVLLDPGSSADVLFYTTFEKMKLSNNILQPYLGDLVGFSGERVPVLGSVWLQTTLGEQPLHKTQDIQYLVVDCFSPYNVILGRPFLNKFAAIVSTIHLCVKFPVQDNLIATIHGDLQEARQCYNMSLKPLKKIGRSQVNSIKSEPITSAELDPRADFEDRPMPNEELTKITLGNDPMKFTFVGTSMSSEDKKSLENFLRENADLFAWTSADMLGIDPSVITHKLALDPAARPISQKKRNLGTEKREASVAEVKKLIDANFIREIRFTTWLTNVVMVRKNNGKWRMCVDFTDLNRACPKDAYPLPCIDTLVDNSCGYGTLSFMDAYSGYNQILMHPKDQEKTAFITENGNYCYNVMPFGLKNAGATYQRLMNKIFEQQIGRNIEVYVDDMVAKTKLGDSHIQDLAEIFGQIRRYNMRLNPEKCAFGVREGKFLGFILTSRGIEANPEKCRAILDMHTPSTIKEVQRLTGRLAALSRFLPCLAPKSSNFFQCLKKNAKHFEWNQDCEIAFKGLKEFLSKPPILQKPKHGEPLYIYLSITDVAISSALVTETDKKQQPVYFVSKTLQNAELRYPKLEKLALALVFSSRRLRSYFQSHTIIVRTEQPLRQVLSKPELAGRLIKWAIELSEFDIQYQPRGSIKSQYLVDFVAELTEPSSDVSSSRWTLFVDGASNPQGAGAGILLESSDGIVLEHSLRFSFKASNNQSEYEALIAGLRLATDLHIANLKVYCDSLLVVQQVNHSFQTKDPILLKYLDIVQQLLKNFSKIDITHIPREQNHRADILSKLATTQAHTATLLQSTLDRPSIDAFTVLSITHNDNWQHPYIQYLRSGLIPEEVENKNKFRRQASYYTLLNDNLYRRGFSRPLLKCLNRVDADLVLSEAHEGICGIHSGARSLSQKILRAGFYWPTIQEDSKRKVRTCDNCQKHAPIIHLPAEHLHHSTVSWPFDKWGIDILGPFPTAPRQVKYLVVAIDYFSKWIEAQPLAKITSAQMINFVWKSIICKFGIPSHITTDNGRQFIDQSFKNFLQNLKIKQHFSSVEHPQSNGLAEAANKVVLQALRKKLDTAKGLWAELVPEVLWAYNTTAHSATKETPFRLVYGSEAMIPMEVSQGSMRTLAEEHNQARQAELDLIEEVRETAAIRHQALQQQLSRRYGQKVNQRSFSKDDLVLRKTEQARRPPSHGKLAATWDGPYRIYEVLGRGAYKLEELDGTKLPNTWNVSSLKRYYS